The window ACCATTTTGATCTTGTCATCTTGCGTTTGGATAAATTTACTCATCTCAATCATCGCTGTTTTGATTATATCAGCAGCTGTACCCTGCATCGGTGCATTGATCGCAGCACGCTCTGCAGCGCGTTTTTCGATGCCATTTGATGACTTTATTTTCGGTAGATAGAGTCGTCTACCAGATAAGGTTTCGACATAGCCTTTTTCAGCTGCAAGTAAACGGGTATTTTCCATATACTGTTCAACACTTGGATAACGTTCAAAATAACGATCTATATAAAATTTAGCTTCATTTCTCGGTATATTAATCTGTCTTGATAATCCAAAAGCACTCATACCATAAATTAGACCAAAATTAACCGCTTTCGCTCGTCTACGTTCTTCCGATGTTACTTCATGTTCATTTTTACTTAAAATCTCACTGGCGGTGAAGCGGTGAATATCTTTATCATTTGCGAATGCTTCAAGAAGATTTTTATCTTGTGATAAGTGCGCCATAATACGTAGCTCTATTTGAGAATAGTCAGCTGAAACTATTTTATAACCTTTTGGTGCGATAAAAGCTTGGCGTATTTTACGGCCTTCTTCATTACGAACAGGAATATTTTGTAGATTAGGATCATTTGATGATAAACGGCCCGTTACAGTCCCAATTTGATTATAATTTGTGTGTATTCGACCATCTTTTTCACTGATCATTAAGGGGAGCTTATCTGTATAAGTATTTTTAAGTTTAGCTAAGCCCCTATATTCAAGAATTAAACGTGGTAGCTCATAATCACTCGCTAGTTCACTGAGTACCTCTTCATTGGTTGATGGATCACCTTTAGGTGTTTTTTTGATAATAGGTAGTTGATTTTTTTCGAAAAGAATAACTTGTAACTGTTTTGGCGAAGCGATATTAAATACTTCACCCGCTAAGTCATGGATCTGTTTTTCGAGTTGATCTAATTTTATTTTTAGTTCTTTAGAGTAATGATTAAGCTGCTTTTCATCAATTAATACACCCATTCTTTCCATATTTGCTAAAATTATGGCTAGCGGCATTTCAATATTTTGGAATAGATTTTTTAATCGCTCTTCTTTTTCAAGTCTTGGCCATAATGTATCATTAAGCTGTTTTGTTATATCAGCATCTTCACTGGCGTATAATGCGGTTTTTTCTATATCAACCATATCGATAGTGATTTTTTTTCTATCAATTTTAGTCAGTTCATCATAGGTGATTGTTTTATGGTTTAAGTATTTCATAGCCATACTGTCCATGTCATGACGATCATTACTATTTAGAACGTAAGACTCAAGCATCGTATCAAAAGCAATACCTTTAACAGTGATACCATAATTTGCAAGAACGCTGTAATCAAATTTAACGTTCTGACCTATTTTTTTTATTTTATCATCTTCAAATATTGGTTTTAATTTTTCTATTATTTCATCAATAGATAGCTGTTTAGGTACACCTAAATAATAATGGTGTATTGGTATATAACAAGCTTGATTGGCAGTAATACAGAGAGAAATACCGACTAGTTGTGCATGAAAATGGTCAATACTATTGGTTTCTGTATCAAAAGCAAATAGCTTACAGTTCATTAATTTTTGAACCCAATTATCTAATTGCTCGCTTGTCAGGATTGTTTCATACTGCTTCTCTTCACTTTCAGCACTTTTTTGTGAACTATTTTCGGCATCATTATTCGCTTGCTGCTGATTTATTTGAGCTTCGTTCACTTTAAAGAACGTATTATTTTTAAGATCAGTTAGCCAGCGATTAAAACCTTGATATTCAAATAATTCTTTTAATTTCTCTATATTTGCAAGCTCGGGTTTCAATTGTTCATTACTAAAATTAAGCGGAACATCTGTCTTTATTGTGGCTAACAAATAAGATAACCGAGCTTCTTTTTCATTATCAATCAGTTTTTGTTTAATTGATTTAGCCCCACGAATAGGTAATTTTTCAATACTATCTAAATTATTATAAAGTTCATCGAGTCCTGCAAATTCAGTTAATAAACTGGTAGTGGTTTTTTCCCCAACCCCAGGTACGCCTGGAATATTATCTGAACTATCCCCCATCAGCGCTAAATAGTCGATAATTTTAGTTGGTGGTACGCCAAATTTTTTATTTACACCTTCTGGGTCTAAGATAACGTTATTCATCGTATTAATTAAGGTTATTTTATCCGACACTAACTGAGCCATATCTTTATCACCAGTACTAATTAGAACTGGCAAATTATCAGCTTCAGCTTGTTTGGCTAGCGTTCCTATCACATCATCAGCCTCAACACCTTCTACGCAAAGTAAAGGTAATCCCATGGCCTTTAATATCGTGTGAATAGGCTCTATTTGTACTCTTAAATCTTCTGGCATCGCTTCACGAGTGGCTTTATATTCACTATAGATATCGTTTCTAAATGAGCCACCTTTAGCATCGAAAACAACAGCAATATGGCTAGGATTATATTGATTAATTAAACTTCTAATCATATTTGTTACGCCATAAATTGCGCCGGTTGGTTCACCTTTTTGGTTGGTTAGTGATGGTGTAGCAAAAAAAGCTCGATAAAGATATGATGAACCATCAATCAGGATAATTGGTTTTTGATCTGTCATAATAAACCCACTGGTTATATATAAATTTATTATGAGTATACTAAAAAGTGATACAAATAGAAAACGCGCATTAAAGCGCGTTTACATGGCGTGTGTTTGGGGTATTTATTTTAATTCTACAAGATAATTAGTGACTCTTGAATAATCTTTTATTGAAGAATCCGCTGAGGTTTGATCTAATCCTCGAGCATTGATTAAATATTTACCATTAACATAAAAACTGGGAATTGAAGCAGGCTGTAACTCTTTAGTTGCTTGTTCTTGTTGAGTAATAAACTCTTTAACTAAAAAGTTATTTTTCATACTTTCATATTTATCGCTATCAACACCTAAATTAGCAAATACACCTTTAATATCATCAGCTGTTTTTACGGTTTTATCACGCTGAATACCATTATAGATATCTATTGCAAAATCATTTTGGATCCCTAATACATTAGCGATAGCCCATGCTTCAGATAACTCCATTGCTAATGGCCCAAAAGAATTTAAACTATATTTTTTGAATTTAACGCCTTCAGGTAAGTTATTTTTGATTTTTTCACCAATTTTAAATTCGGTATCAATACGGAAACAGCTAGGGCAATTAAATGAGAAAATTTCAACAACTTCTTTTTCAGGGGAAGGAAATTTAGCTAACGTGATATACTGTTTCCCTTCTTCAATTTTAGGTAATTGGCTATTAACTTGTGCTTCCTCAGCAAAAACAGAAAATGAAAAAAGAATTACAGCTAAGGTGACAAAAAACTTTTTAATCATCATAAAACTCCTAATAAAATCTTAAACTTAATTACCTACTATTTAATGATACCACGTGCTTTTAATAAAGCAGTTTTGAAATCATCTTCATAATCTTTTTTTATTCCTGGAATGGCTTCACATTTATCGGAATTACGCATTTTTAAATGATAAATGAGTATTTCATCACTCAGTTCATTTAATTCACCATTAAAGCCAGCTTCTGTGCCTAATTTTTGTAAAAATTGTAACAAACTTAAATCTTGTTCTTTGTCCCAGGCGGGTTCCAATAATTCAATTAACTCTTCTATTCTATGGCAGGCCATAATGATTTACCTATTTAATTATGTGCATGGTATTTATTATGCATTTTCAGATAATTTAAGTATATACTCGACAGCATATATTTTGCTTAGAAGTTATAACCAATTAAGCATTATTAAATTAAAATTGTAAATAACATATATTGCTATGTTGCAGTATAGTAATATCATTTTTGATTTTATCAATGCAAAAAAGTAATAATTTATGTTAAAGCCGATAACAGCAATAATCCTTGCAGGTGGAAAAAGTTCTAGAATGAATGGTGATGATAAAGGGCTATTATTATTAAAAAATAAGCCATTATATTGTCACGTTATTGATAAAATTAGACCACAAGTCGCTGATATCATTATTAATACAAATCGCCATGTTGAATTATATCAACAGTCACATTATCCGGTTATTAGTGATGAATTAACTGGGTTTTTAGGACCATTGGCTGGGATCTATTCTGGACTAATGAAAAGTAAAACGGATTGGAATTTAATTGTTAGTTGTGATACCCCTTTTTTACCAGCGGATCTACTTTTACGTTTACAAAGTAAAATAGCCCATCATATGGCTGCTTATGTTTTTGATGGTGAAAAATCACACCCAACAATTTTACTCATTCATCGTAAAGTAGCTGAAAAAATTCGAATATATTTGATGCAAGGTGATCGAAAATTATTACTATTTTTACAGAGTATTGATGCCATAAGCGTCGATTTTTCAGATGAAAAACAATCATTTATTAATATTAACACACCAAAAGAGTTAGATAATTGGAATCAATTATGACCAAAATAATTGGTATTTGTGGCTATAGCGGTAGTGGTAAAACAACATTACTCAAAAAATTAATTGCCGAATTAAAAGTACTCAATATACGCTTGGCTGTGATCAAACATAGCCATCATAATATGGATATTGATATTCCTGGTAAAGATAGTTACGAGCTAAGAAAAGCTGGCGCTGAGCAGATCATTGTTGCGAGCGATTATCGTTGGGCTATGGTTACTGAAACACCAATAAATCCGCCAAATTTACTAACACTTACTAATCAATTTAGTGATGTTGAATTAGTTTTAGTTGAAGGTTTTAAGGAAGAAGCTATACCGAAAATAATTTGTTATAGAGAAGAGACCGGTAAAGCGCTGTTTTATGATCAACATACTATCGCTATTGTTTCTGATACGGCATTAGATATTGATATTCCAGTGATGGATATTAATGATATTGGAACAGTTGCTAATTTTATAAAAAATAGGTTAATTAGTGAATAAAATGCTAATTAATATGCGTAGTTAATTATTTTTATTGGTTATTTTATGAAAAGAGTCTTTAGACTGATTAAAAAAATCATTATCGCATTTATTATTCTTTCGATACTGCTAGTATTAATTTTTCGATTTATTAACCCGCCGGGTACTATGTTAATGGTACAACAAAAAATTGCTGATTGGGACGGTAAACAAGTCAGAGAGTGGCGTAATTTTGATATGATTTCTGATAATATCAAAATTGCAGTTATTGCTGCTGAAGACCAAAATTTTGTGAACCATTTTGGATTTGATGTCGACGCAATTGAGCGCGCAATAACATATAATGAAAATAGTCAAAATATACGTGGCGCAAGTACAATCACTCAACAAGTGGCTAAAAATCTATTTTTATGGCCTTCAAGAAGTTTTATTCGTAAAGGTTTTGAACTTTGGTTTACGTTATGGATAGAGCTATTTTGGTCAAAAGAACGAATACTTGAAGTCTATTTAAATAGTGTTGAATGGGGTAATGGTATTTTTGGTATTGAAGCTGCAGCACAATACTATTTTAACACTAGTGCTAAAAAATTGACCCTTGGGCAAGCGAGTCTGTTAGCTGCGATCTTACCCAATCCTAGAAATTTGAGTCCAACGCACCCTAGCCAAAATGTGATAAATAAAGCACGATGGATACAAGAACAGGTTAAAAATTTAGATAAAAACAGTTATTTAAATAAAATTAGTTCACATTAATTAATAATTTTATTCAAAACGCTTAATAAATTCAGGGACAATTTTACTTGCTGGTCCATAAATTGTTACCTGAAATTCACTCTGTTTTAATGATGGTTCTAAATTCAGTTCAACGGTTTTTGCACCGGCTTGATTCGCTATTTGTACAAATCCTGCAGCAGGATAAACATGACCTGAAGTCCCTATTGATATGAAATAATCAGCATTCATTAAGTGATCATAAATTTCATCCATATAGAGTGGTATTTCACCAAACCAAACAATATGAGGGCGAATATTGTGGTTTTTTTGATAATCAATATCTTCATCGCAGTAAAATACTTCACCTGTTTGTTCATCACGTGTTTTCAGTAATTCACCATGCATGTGGATAATATTTTTAGAACCTGCCTTTTCGTGTAAATTATCCACATTTTGAGTAATAATAGTTACGTTTTCACTTCCTAATTTACTTTCGAGTTCAGCTAATGCATAGTGGGCAGAATTCGGTTGCACACTTGGATCATGTAATTTTTTTCGTAGCATGTTGTAAAAACTGTGTACGGCAAGCGGATCTCGTTGATAACCTTCATAAGTTGCCACATCATCGACATTGTGACCTTCCCATAATCCATTTTGAGCTCGGAATGTGGATAAGCCAGACTCTGCAGATATTCCTGCACCAGTGAGTATAACTATTTTTAAAGGATTCATGATTAGCGCCTAGATATTGATGAGTTATAGCTTAAATTTTAGCATAAAGTCAGTTTCAGTCGGTATAAAGATCAGTCTTTTTCGTTAAAATATTGCTGTAAAGGTTAATTATAGTGAAAAATTATTCAATATCTAATAATTAACGAATTATTTGTGAATCAGATCAACATTTGTGATAAAAAAGGTGTATAATTTTGCGCCTAATTGTCCCGTTAATTATTCTGGAATAGATATTGTGATTGAAAATTTAAGAAATATTGCCATTATTGCGCACGTTGACCATGGAAAAACAACATTGGTTGATAAATTGCTCAAACAATCTGGAACTCTTGGTGAAACTCGAGGCGAAGATGCTGAGCGTGTAATGGACTCTAATGCGATTGAAAAAGAGCGTGGTATTACCATTTTGGCAAAAAATACCGCTATTAATTGGAATGATTACCGTATTAATATCGTTGATACCCCGGGACATGCTGATTTTGGTGGTGAAGTTGAACGTGTTATGTCAATGGTTGACTCTGTATTGCTATTAGTTGATGCAATGGATGGTCCAATGCCACAAACTCGTTTCGTAACACAAAAAGCATTTGCTTATGGTTTAAAACCAATTGTTGTTATTAATAAAGTTGACCGTCCGGGTGCTCGACCTGACTGGGTTGTTGACCAAGTTTTTGATCTATTTGTTAACCTTGGTGCGACTGATGAACAATTAGATTTCCCTATTATTTATGCTTCAGCATTAATGGGAATCGCTGGCCTTGATCATGAAGTGATGGCGCCAGATATGACTCCATTATTTGAAGCGATTGTTAAGCATGTTGAGCCACCTAAAGTTGATCTAGATGGTCCATTCCAAATGCAAATTTCACAACTAGATTATAATAACTATGTTGGTGTTATTGGTATCGGTCGTATTAAACGTGGTCGTATTAAACCAAATCAACAAGTTACTATCATTGATAGTGAAGGTAAACGACGTAATGGTAAAGTTGGTCAAGTATTAGGTCATTTAGGTTTACAACGTTATGAAGCGGATGTTGCTGAAGCTGGCGACATTATTGCTATCACAGGTCTTGGTGAATTAGGTATTTCTGACACCATTTGTGATGTGAATACTGTTGAAGCTTTACCTGCATTAACGGTTGATGAACCAACTGTTACCATGTTCTTTAACGTTAATAACTCTCCTTTTGCTGGTAAAGAAGGTAAGTTTGTTACTTCTCGTCAAATTTTAGAACGTTTGAAAAAAGAACTTGTACATAACGTTGCTTTACGTGTTGAAGAAACCCCAGATCCTGATGCATTCCGTGTTTCTGGTCGTGGTGAACTTCACTTATCAGTTCTGATTGAAAATATGCGTCGTGAAGGTTATGAATTAGGTGTTTCAAGACCGAAAGTTATCTTTAGAGAAGTTGATGGTAAACGTCAAGAACCATTTGAACAAGTTACTTTAGATATTGAAGAACAACACCAAGGTTCTGTAATGGAAGCATTGGGTTTACGTAAAGGTGATTTAACTAATATGTTACCTGATAGTAAAGGCCGTGTTCGTTTAGACTATATCATTCCTAGCCGTGGCTTAATTGGTTTTAGAACTGAATTTATGACAATGACATCTGGAACAGGTTTACTATATTCTACATTTGATCATTATGATGATGTTCGTCCGGGTGAAATTGGTCAACGTAATAATGGTGTACTTATCTCTAATGGTACAGGTAAAGCATTAGCTTATGCACTTTACAGCTTACAAGATCGTGGTAAGTTATTTATTGGTCATGGTACTGAAGTATATGAAGGCCAAATTATTGGTATTCATACTCGTTCAAATGATTTAACCGTTAACTGTTTAACTGGTAAAAAATTAACTAATATGCGAGCATCTGGTACAGATGAAGCAACAACCTTATCACCACCAATTAAAATGTCTTTAGAACAGTCTCTAGAATTTATTGATGATGATGAATTAGTTGAAGTAACACCACTTTCTATTCGTTTACGTAAACGTCATTTAACTGAAAATGATCGTAAACGCGCATTTAGAGGTGGTAGCAAAGATTAATTATTAATCGGCTATTAGCACTAACCACTCCATTAAGGAGTGGTTTTTTTATATTTAAATAATACAATATATTGTTTTAATTTATTTTTTTACTCATCTTCTATATCTAATATCGCTTATCTTATCTTTTTTATACAACCATTTTATATTTTTTATACACATTTTATCTATTTTGTGATCTAACTCAAATATTATTTTAATTCCTTTTGTTAGTATAGTTCTAAATACAGAACAAAATGTTTTATATATAGAACTATGAGCGATTTATCAAATAGCAAGGCTCCCGCAGCCGTCAGATTAATTTCAATTTTAAACTACATTGCTAACAATGAAGATGCCAGTTTTACTGAAATCTGCAAAGAGCTTTCAATTCCAAAGAGTAGCACATTTCATTTACTAGATGTGTTAACGAGCTCGCAATTTTTACGTCAAAGAGCGGATGGTCGCTATGTTTTAGGATTACGTCTATTTGAATTAGGTGGGTTATCTATTAAAAACCTTGATTTGCGCAAAGAGGCAATTGTGTTCATGCATGAACTTGTCAATTTGACGAAATTAACTAGTCATTTGGGTATTTTAGATGGTAATAGCGGTTTTTTCCTTAGTAAAGTTGAATCTCCTCAAGCGATTGTAAGAACTTCCTGGGAAGGTAAAAAAATTATTTTTAATCGTATGGCATTAGGGAAAGTGT is drawn from Orbaceae bacterium BiB and contains these coding sequences:
- a CDS encoding YihD family protein; this translates as MACHRIEELIELLEPAWDKEQDLSLLQFLQKLGTEAGFNGELNELSDEILIYHLKMRNSDKCEAIPGIKKDYEDDFKTALLKARGIIK
- the mtgA gene encoding monofunctional biosynthetic peptidoglycan transglycosylase; translated protein: MKRVFRLIKKIIIAFIILSILLVLIFRFINPPGTMLMVQQKIADWDGKQVREWRNFDMISDNIKIAVIAAEDQNFVNHFGFDVDAIERAITYNENSQNIRGASTITQQVAKNLFLWPSRSFIRKGFELWFTLWIELFWSKERILEVYLNSVEWGNGIFGIEAAAQYYFNTSAKKLTLGQASLLAAILPNPRNLSPTHPSQNVINKARWIQEQVKNLDKNSYLNKISSH
- the typA gene encoding translational GTPase TypA, with the protein product MIENLRNIAIIAHVDHGKTTLVDKLLKQSGTLGETRGEDAERVMDSNAIEKERGITILAKNTAINWNDYRINIVDTPGHADFGGEVERVMSMVDSVLLLVDAMDGPMPQTRFVTQKAFAYGLKPIVVINKVDRPGARPDWVVDQVFDLFVNLGATDEQLDFPIIYASALMGIAGLDHEVMAPDMTPLFEAIVKHVEPPKVDLDGPFQMQISQLDYNNYVGVIGIGRIKRGRIKPNQQVTIIDSEGKRRNGKVGQVLGHLGLQRYEADVAEAGDIIAITGLGELGISDTICDVNTVEALPALTVDEPTVTMFFNVNNSPFAGKEGKFVTSRQILERLKKELVHNVALRVEETPDPDAFRVSGRGELHLSVLIENMRREGYELGVSRPKVIFREVDGKRQEPFEQVTLDIEEQHQGSVMEALGLRKGDLTNMLPDSKGRVRLDYIIPSRGLIGFRTEFMTMTSGTGLLYSTFDHYDDVRPGEIGQRNNGVLISNGTGKALAYALYSLQDRGKLFIGHGTEVYEGQIIGIHTRSNDLTVNCLTGKKLTNMRASGTDEATTLSPPIKMSLEQSLEFIDDDELVEVTPLSIRLRKRHLTENDRKRAFRGGSKD
- the polA gene encoding DNA polymerase I, yielding MTDQKPIILIDGSSYLYRAFFATPSLTNQKGEPTGAIYGVTNMIRSLINQYNPSHIAVVFDAKGGSFRNDIYSEYKATREAMPEDLRVQIEPIHTILKAMGLPLLCVEGVEADDVIGTLAKQAEADNLPVLISTGDKDMAQLVSDKITLINTMNNVILDPEGVNKKFGVPPTKIIDYLALMGDSSDNIPGVPGVGEKTTTSLLTEFAGLDELYNNLDSIEKLPIRGAKSIKQKLIDNEKEARLSYLLATIKTDVPLNFSNEQLKPELANIEKLKELFEYQGFNRWLTDLKNNTFFKVNEAQINQQQANNDAENSSQKSAESEEKQYETILTSEQLDNWVQKLMNCKLFAFDTETNSIDHFHAQLVGISLCITANQACYIPIHHYYLGVPKQLSIDEIIEKLKPIFEDDKIKKIGQNVKFDYSVLANYGITVKGIAFDTMLESYVLNSNDRHDMDSMAMKYLNHKTITYDELTKIDRKKITIDMVDIEKTALYASEDADITKQLNDTLWPRLEKEERLKNLFQNIEMPLAIILANMERMGVLIDEKQLNHYSKELKIKLDQLEKQIHDLAGEVFNIASPKQLQVILFEKNQLPIIKKTPKGDPSTNEEVLSELASDYELPRLILEYRGLAKLKNTYTDKLPLMISEKDGRIHTNYNQIGTVTGRLSSNDPNLQNIPVRNEEGRKIRQAFIAPKGYKIVSADYSQIELRIMAHLSQDKNLLEAFANDKDIHRFTASEILSKNEHEVTSEERRRAKAVNFGLIYGMSAFGLSRQINIPRNEAKFYIDRYFERYPSVEQYMENTRLLAAEKGYVETLSGRRLYLPKIKSSNGIEKRAAERAAINAPMQGTAADIIKTAMIEMSKFIQTQDDKIKMVMQVHDELVFEVKEEHIETMVKQIKAIMENCYKLDIPLKVDVGIGDNWDQAH
- a CDS encoding IclR family transcriptional regulator, with translation MSDLSNSKAPAAVRLISILNYIANNEDASFTEICKELSIPKSSTFHLLDVLTSSQFLRQRADGRYVLGLRLFELGGLSIKNLDLRKEAIVFMHELVNLTKLTSHLGILDGNSGFFLSKVESPQAIVRTSWEGKKIIFNRMALGKVLLAWLPETQIEEILADCNFEKRTEKTITNKDDFLEHLKLVKKQGWAIDDGEDITEICCIAAPIYNAEGNVIAALGINGMQSQYENGKKQQHLNNLLATCKKISDAVNHR
- the cobB gene encoding NAD-dependent protein deacylase, translated to MNPLKIVILTGAGISAESGLSTFRAQNGLWEGHNVDDVATYEGYQRDPLAVHSFYNMLRKKLHDPSVQPNSAHYALAELESKLGSENVTIITQNVDNLHEKAGSKNIIHMHGELLKTRDEQTGEVFYCDEDIDYQKNHNIRPHIVWFGEIPLYMDEIYDHLMNADYFISIGTSGHVYPAAGFVQIANQAGAKTVELNLEPSLKQSEFQVTIYGPASKIVPEFIKRFE
- the mobB gene encoding molybdopterin-guanine dinucleotide biosynthesis protein B, whose translation is MTKIIGICGYSGSGKTTLLKKLIAELKVLNIRLAVIKHSHHNMDIDIPGKDSYELRKAGAEQIIVASDYRWAMVTETPINPPNLLTLTNQFSDVELVLVEGFKEEAIPKIICYREETGKALFYDQHTIAIVSDTALDIDIPVMDINDIGTVANFIKNRLISE
- the mobA gene encoding molybdenum cofactor guanylyltransferase MobA: MLKPITAIILAGGKSSRMNGDDKGLLLLKNKPLYCHVIDKIRPQVADIIINTNRHVELYQQSHYPVISDELTGFLGPLAGIYSGLMKSKTDWNLIVSCDTPFLPADLLLRLQSKIAHHMAAYVFDGEKSHPTILLIHRKVAEKIRIYLMQGDRKLLLFLQSIDAISVDFSDEKQSFININTPKELDNWNQL
- a CDS encoding DsbA family protein, with amino-acid sequence MMIKKFFVTLAVILFSFSVFAEEAQVNSQLPKIEEGKQYITLAKFPSPEKEVVEIFSFNCPSCFRIDTEFKIGEKIKNNLPEGVKFKKYSLNSFGPLAMELSEAWAIANVLGIQNDFAIDIYNGIQRDKTVKTADDIKGVFANLGVDSDKYESMKNNFLVKEFITQQEQATKELQPASIPSFYVNGKYLINARGLDQTSADSSIKDYSRVTNYLVELK